From Xenopus laevis strain J_2021 chromosome 7L, Xenopus_laevis_v10.1, whole genome shotgun sequence, one genomic window encodes:
- the fam204a.L gene encoding uncharacterized protein LOC432099 (The RefSeq protein has 1 substitution compared to this genomic sequence): MKALETLQPYFGMHDQFNPPVCQKIMKKSRLEQNIDAAVKLGDLDTAEQLSDRLATRELAVKVSKAASYHRHVQTKEEGETSQETLKKKKKGKNLGWGFEAKQRWETKSNMGYM, encoded by the exons ATGAAGGCGTTGGAGACCCTTCAGCCGTATTTTGGAATGCACGATCAGTTCAACCCTCCTGTTTgtcagaaaatcatgaaaaag TCGCGCCTGGAGCAGAACATAGATACAGCTGTGAAGCTCGGGGACTTGGACACGGCCGAGCAGCTCAGCGACCGACTTGCAACCCGCGAG TTGGCTGTTAAGGTCAGCAAAGCAGCCTCCTACCACAGACACGTGCAAACTAAGGAAGAAGGGGAGACGTCCCAGGAGACgctaaagaaaaagaagaaagggaAGAATCTTGGTTGGGG GTTTGAAGCAAAGCAAAGATGGGAAACAAAGAGCAACATGGGATACATGTGA